Proteins encoded together in one Chloroflexota bacterium window:
- a CDS encoding XdhC family protein — translation MNSLFASLAELERSGDSAALCTIIREHGSVPRHVGSKMIVFADGRIEGTVGGGEMESRVIREAQAALREGSTRIIAYKLSDPKAGDPGVCGGEMEIFVEPIQPQPTLLVIGGGHVGKALVHLGKWLGFRVALSDDRPEFCSPDSVPGADVYLPVSMAELPRQFKFNSQTYIVMPTRGLPFDVDGLPYLLDLPHAYLGVIGSRRRWLEAVKRMEANGVAADKLAGVHAPMGLELNAETPEEIALSILAEIVMLKRGGTGEPMKMNNMQAIVNGEQ, via the coding sequence ATGAACTCGCTTTTTGCCTCGCTTGCCGAACTAGAACGAAGCGGCGACTCTGCCGCTCTGTGCACCATCATTCGCGAGCATGGCAGTGTGCCGCGCCACGTTGGGAGCAAGATGATCGTGTTCGCCGATGGCCGCATTGAAGGCACGGTGGGCGGCGGCGAAATGGAAAGCCGCGTCATCCGCGAAGCCCAGGCTGCCTTGCGCGAAGGCTCGACTCGGATCATCGCCTACAAATTATCTGACCCCAAAGCCGGCGACCCCGGCGTGTGCGGGGGAGAGATGGAGATTTTCGTGGAGCCGATCCAACCTCAACCGACTCTGCTGGTGATTGGCGGCGGGCACGTGGGCAAGGCGTTGGTACACTTGGGCAAGTGGCTGGGATTCCGCGTGGCCCTCAGCGACGACCGCCCCGAATTCTGTTCGCCCGACTCTGTTCCCGGCGCGGATGTTTATCTGCCCGTCTCGATGGCCGAACTCCCCAGGCAGTTCAAGTTTAATAGCCAGACTTACATCGTCATGCCCACTCGCGGCCTGCCGTTCGATGTTGACGGCCTGCCGTATTTGCTTGACCTGCCGCACGCTTACCTGGGCGTGATCGGCTCACGGCGGCGCTGGTTGGAGGCTGTGAAGCGCATGGAGGCCAACGGGGTGGCCGCCGACAAGCTGGCGGGTGTTCACGCCCCGATGGGCCTGGAGCTTAACGCCGAAACGCCGGAGGAAATTGCCCTGAGCATCCTGGCCGAAATCGTCATGCTCAAACGCGGCGGCACAGGCGAGCCGATGAAGATGAACAACATGCAGGCAATAGTGAACGGTGAGCAGTAA